The following proteins are co-located in the Vigna unguiculata cultivar IT97K-499-35 chromosome 9, ASM411807v1, whole genome shotgun sequence genome:
- the LOC114162286 gene encoding oxysterol-binding protein-related protein 4C-like isoform X1 codes for MVQVKMKEENERKIVLTKPLTIDSESDSDAYKAPNLMQRILSLFKNVRPGSDLTRFQLPPLFNLPKSQLQCYGESVYCTGSDLLSMCNNGESPIDRFISVVAWSISTTRPVNFGVAPYNPILGETHHVSKGNLNVLLEQISHHPPVAALHATDEKENIEMIWCQRPDPKFNGRSIEAKVHGIRQLKLLNHGETYEMNCPHLLLKIFPVASADWSGTVTIRCQETGLVAELSYRSSSSFLGIGGNHRMIKGKILDSSSLKVLYEVDGHWDRIVKLKDTNNKEVRVIYDAQEVLSGLETPKLKDSESVWPTESAHVWGELSEAIVKKDWEKAREAKLEIEERQRKLLRERDSKGETWVSKHFVVSNNKEGWECSPIHKTVPAAPITAQ; via the exons ATGGTGCAGGTTAAGATGAAAGAGGAAAACGAGAGGAAAATTGTGCTGACGAAGCCATTAACAATAGACAGTGAATCTGATTCAGACGCGTATAAAGCCCCTAATCTTATGCAACGAATACTAAGTTTATTCAAGAATGTACGCCCCGGTTCTGACCTCACACGCTTTCAG CTGCCACCACTATTCAACTTACCAAAGTCACAACTTCAGTGCTATGGTGAATCAGTGTATTGCACAGGATCAGACTTGCTAAGCATGTGCAACAATGGAGAGAGTCCAATTGACAGGTTCATATCTGTTGTAGCATGGAGCATATCTACCACTCGCCCTGTGAATTTTGGGGTTGCTCCTTATAATCCAATTCTTGGCGAGACACACCATGTTTCAAAGGGAAATCTTAATGTGTTATTGGAGCAG ATTTCACATCACCCTCCAGTAGCTGCTCTCCATGCAACTGATGAGAAGGAAAACATTGAAATGATATGGTGCCAGCGGCCTGATCCAAAGTTTAATG GCAGATCAATTGAAGCTAAAGTGCATGGTATACGGCAGCTGAAGCTACTCAATCATGGTGAAACATATGAAATGAATTGCCCTCAccttttacttaaaatttttccaGTTGCTTCGGCTGATTGGTCTGGCACAGTTACCATCCGGTGCCAAGAGACAGGCCTAGTGGCTGAGTTATCCTACAGATCAAGTAGTTCCTTTCTAGGAATTGGAGGGAACCATAGAATGATCAAAGGAAAAATCCTTGACTCTTCATCACTAAAAGTTTTGTATGAAGTTGATGGTCATTGGGATAG GATTGTAAAATTGAAGGATACAAATAATAAGGAAGTAAGAGTAATATATGATGCACAGGAAGTTCTGTCAGGTCTAGAAACACCAAAACTCAAGGATTCGGAG AGTGTATGGCCAACTGAATCAGCTCATGTTTGGGGAGAACTGAGTGAAGCCATAGTGAAGAAGGACTGGGAGAAAGCAAGAGAAGCAAAGCTAGAAATTGAGGAAAGACAAAGGAAGCTCTTGAGAGAAAGAGACTCAAAAGGAGAAACATGGGTTTCTAAACATTTTGTAGTATCTAACAACAAAGAAGGGTGGGAGTGTTCACCTATTCATAAGACTGTACCAGCTGCCCCCATCACAGCACAATAA
- the LOC114162286 gene encoding oxysterol-binding protein-related protein 4C-like isoform X3 encodes MKEENERKIVLTKPLTIDSESDSDAYKAPNLMQRILSLFKNVRPGSDLTRFQLPPLFNLPKSQLQCYGESVYCTGSDLLSMCNNGESPIDRFISVVAWSISTTRPVNFGVAPYNPILGETHHVSKGNLNVLLEQISHHPPVAALHATDEKENIEMIWCQRPDPKFNGRSIEAKVHGIRQLKLLNHGETYEMNCPHLLLKIFPVASADWSGTVTIRCQETGLVAELSYRSSSSFLGIGGNHRMIKGKILDSSSLKVLYEVDGHWDRIVKLKDTNNKEVRVIYDAQEVLSGLETPKLKDSESVWPTESAHVWGELSEAIVKKDWEKAREAKLEIEERQRKLLRERDSKGETWVSKHFVVSNNKEGWECSPIHKTVPAAPITAQ; translated from the exons ATGAAAGAGGAAAACGAGAGGAAAATTGTGCTGACGAAGCCATTAACAATAGACAGTGAATCTGATTCAGACGCGTATAAAGCCCCTAATCTTATGCAACGAATACTAAGTTTATTCAAGAATGTACGCCCCGGTTCTGACCTCACACGCTTTCAG CTGCCACCACTATTCAACTTACCAAAGTCACAACTTCAGTGCTATGGTGAATCAGTGTATTGCACAGGATCAGACTTGCTAAGCATGTGCAACAATGGAGAGAGTCCAATTGACAGGTTCATATCTGTTGTAGCATGGAGCATATCTACCACTCGCCCTGTGAATTTTGGGGTTGCTCCTTATAATCCAATTCTTGGCGAGACACACCATGTTTCAAAGGGAAATCTTAATGTGTTATTGGAGCAG ATTTCACATCACCCTCCAGTAGCTGCTCTCCATGCAACTGATGAGAAGGAAAACATTGAAATGATATGGTGCCAGCGGCCTGATCCAAAGTTTAATG GCAGATCAATTGAAGCTAAAGTGCATGGTATACGGCAGCTGAAGCTACTCAATCATGGTGAAACATATGAAATGAATTGCCCTCAccttttacttaaaatttttccaGTTGCTTCGGCTGATTGGTCTGGCACAGTTACCATCCGGTGCCAAGAGACAGGCCTAGTGGCTGAGTTATCCTACAGATCAAGTAGTTCCTTTCTAGGAATTGGAGGGAACCATAGAATGATCAAAGGAAAAATCCTTGACTCTTCATCACTAAAAGTTTTGTATGAAGTTGATGGTCATTGGGATAG GATTGTAAAATTGAAGGATACAAATAATAAGGAAGTAAGAGTAATATATGATGCACAGGAAGTTCTGTCAGGTCTAGAAACACCAAAACTCAAGGATTCGGAG AGTGTATGGCCAACTGAATCAGCTCATGTTTGGGGAGAACTGAGTGAAGCCATAGTGAAGAAGGACTGGGAGAAAGCAAGAGAAGCAAAGCTAGAAATTGAGGAAAGACAAAGGAAGCTCTTGAGAGAAAGAGACTCAAAAGGAGAAACATGGGTTTCTAAACATTTTGTAGTATCTAACAACAAAGAAGGGTGGGAGTGTTCACCTATTCATAAGACTGTACCAGCTGCCCCCATCACAGCACAATAA
- the LOC114162286 gene encoding oxysterol-binding protein-related protein 4C-like isoform X2, whose product MVKMKEENERKIVLTKPLTIDSESDSDAYKAPNLMQRILSLFKNVRPGSDLTRFQLPPLFNLPKSQLQCYGESVYCTGSDLLSMCNNGESPIDRFISVVAWSISTTRPVNFGVAPYNPILGETHHVSKGNLNVLLEQISHHPPVAALHATDEKENIEMIWCQRPDPKFNGRSIEAKVHGIRQLKLLNHGETYEMNCPHLLLKIFPVASADWSGTVTIRCQETGLVAELSYRSSSSFLGIGGNHRMIKGKILDSSSLKVLYEVDGHWDRIVKLKDTNNKEVRVIYDAQEVLSGLETPKLKDSESVWPTESAHVWGELSEAIVKKDWEKAREAKLEIEERQRKLLRERDSKGETWVSKHFVVSNNKEGWECSPIHKTVPAAPITAQ is encoded by the exons ATG GTTAAGATGAAAGAGGAAAACGAGAGGAAAATTGTGCTGACGAAGCCATTAACAATAGACAGTGAATCTGATTCAGACGCGTATAAAGCCCCTAATCTTATGCAACGAATACTAAGTTTATTCAAGAATGTACGCCCCGGTTCTGACCTCACACGCTTTCAG CTGCCACCACTATTCAACTTACCAAAGTCACAACTTCAGTGCTATGGTGAATCAGTGTATTGCACAGGATCAGACTTGCTAAGCATGTGCAACAATGGAGAGAGTCCAATTGACAGGTTCATATCTGTTGTAGCATGGAGCATATCTACCACTCGCCCTGTGAATTTTGGGGTTGCTCCTTATAATCCAATTCTTGGCGAGACACACCATGTTTCAAAGGGAAATCTTAATGTGTTATTGGAGCAG ATTTCACATCACCCTCCAGTAGCTGCTCTCCATGCAACTGATGAGAAGGAAAACATTGAAATGATATGGTGCCAGCGGCCTGATCCAAAGTTTAATG GCAGATCAATTGAAGCTAAAGTGCATGGTATACGGCAGCTGAAGCTACTCAATCATGGTGAAACATATGAAATGAATTGCCCTCAccttttacttaaaatttttccaGTTGCTTCGGCTGATTGGTCTGGCACAGTTACCATCCGGTGCCAAGAGACAGGCCTAGTGGCTGAGTTATCCTACAGATCAAGTAGTTCCTTTCTAGGAATTGGAGGGAACCATAGAATGATCAAAGGAAAAATCCTTGACTCTTCATCACTAAAAGTTTTGTATGAAGTTGATGGTCATTGGGATAG GATTGTAAAATTGAAGGATACAAATAATAAGGAAGTAAGAGTAATATATGATGCACAGGAAGTTCTGTCAGGTCTAGAAACACCAAAACTCAAGGATTCGGAG AGTGTATGGCCAACTGAATCAGCTCATGTTTGGGGAGAACTGAGTGAAGCCATAGTGAAGAAGGACTGGGAGAAAGCAAGAGAAGCAAAGCTAGAAATTGAGGAAAGACAAAGGAAGCTCTTGAGAGAAAGAGACTCAAAAGGAGAAACATGGGTTTCTAAACATTTTGTAGTATCTAACAACAAAGAAGGGTGGGAGTGTTCACCTATTCATAAGACTGTACCAGCTGCCCCCATCACAGCACAATAA
- the LOC114163235 gene encoding subtilisin-like protease SBT2.6: MRLEFVCVFMIILFGLAKFGKAEIYIVTVEGEPVISYRGGVDGFEATAVESDDDDHKLDSTSEVVVSYARHLEKRHDLLLGLLFERGTYEKLYSYRHLMNGFAVHLSPEQAETLRHAPGVKSVERDWKVKRLTTHTPQFLGLPTGVWPTGGGYERAGEDIVIGFVDSGIYPHHPSFTTYNTEPYGPVSRYKGKCEVDPGTKRSFCNGKIIGAQHFAQAAIAAGAFNPSIDFDSPLDGDGHGSHTASIAAGRNGIPVRMYGHEFGKASGMAPRARIAVYKALYRLFGGFVADVVAAIDQAVHDGVDIISLSVGPNSPPSNTKTTFLNPFDATLLGAVKAGVFVAQAAGNGGPFPKSLVSYSPWIATVAAAIDDRRYKNHLILGNGKILAGIGLSPSTRINQTYTLVAANDALLDSSVTKYSPTDCQRPEVFNKNLIKGNILLCGYSYNFVVGSASIKQVSETAKALGAVGFVLCVENVSPGAKFDPVPVGIPGILITDTSKSKELIDYYNISTPRDWTGRVKTFTGTGKIEDGLMPILHKSAPQVAVFSARGPNIKDFSFQEADLLKPDILAPGSLIWAAWSLNGTDEPNYVGEGFAMISGTSMAAPHIAGIAALIKQKHPHWSPAAIKSALMTTSTTLDRAGNPILAQQYSESEAMNLVRATPFDYGSGHVNPRAALDPGLVFDAGYEDYLGFLCTTPGIDVHEIKNYTNSPCNNSLGHPSNLNTPSITISHLVRTQIVTRTLTNVADEEETYVITARMQPAVAIDVNPPAMTIRAGASRKFTVTLTVRSVTGTYSFGEVLLKGSRGHKVRIPVLANGYSR; encoded by the exons ATGAGGTTGGAGTTCGTGTGTGTATTTATGATAATTCTGTTTGGCCTTGCGAAATTCGGGAAGGCAGAGATTTACATAGTGACTGTTGAAGGAGAGCCTGTTATAAGTTACAGGGGTGGTGTCGATGGCTTTGAAGCCACTGCGGTGGAatctgatgatgatgatcacAAGCTTGACTCCACGAG TGAGGTGGTGGTTTCTTATGCTCGTCACCTTGAAAAGAGACACGACTTGCTTCTGGGGTTGCTGTTTGAGCGTGGGACGTATGAGAAACTCTATAGCTATCGACATCTTATGAATGGGTTTGCTGTTCATCTTTCCCCCGAACAG GCAGAAACTCTTCGACATGCTCCTGGGGTTAAATCTGTTGAGAGGGACTGGAAGGTGAAGAGGCTCACGACACATACCCCACAATTTTTGGGGCTTCCAACTGGGGTGTGGCCAACAGGTGGTGGCTATGAGAGGGCTGGAGAAGACATTGTGATTGGATTTGTGGACTCTGGAATCTACCCTCACCATCCAAGCTTTACCACTTATAACACTGAACCCTATGGGCCTGTTTCGAGATATAAAGGAAAATGTGAGGTTGATCCTGGAACTAAAAGAAGTTTTTGTAATGGGAAAATTATCGGAGCACAACATTTTGCGCAAGCTGCAATAGCGGCGGGGGCATTTAACCCTTCAATTGATTTTGATTCACCTCTCGATGGAGATGGGCATGGGAG TCATACAGCCTCTATTGCAGCCGGAAGAAATGGAATTCCAGTGAGGATGTACGGGCATGAATTCGGGAAAGCAAGCGGAATGGCTCCCCGTGCCAG GATTGCTGTGTATAAAGCACTTTATAGACTTTTTGGAGGATTTGTTGCAGATGTAGTTGCTGCAATTGATCAG GCTGTGCATGATGGGGTGGATATAATTAGCCTATCAGTTGGACCAAATAGTCCTCCATCAAACACCAAAACTACGTTTTTGAATCCTTTTGATGCTACACTTCTTGGAGCTGTGAAAGCTGGTGTGTTTGTCGCACAGGCTGCTGGAAATGGTGGTCCTTTTCCCAAGTCATTAGTTTCATACAGTCCATGGATAGCAACAGTGGCTGCTGCAATTGATGATCGTAGATACAAAAACCATTTGATCCTTGGAAATGGAAAAATCTTAGCTGGAATTGGATTGTCAC CTTCTACACGTATAAACCAAACATACACATTGGTTGCCGCAAATGATGCGCTTCTTGATTCTTCTGTTACGAAGTACAGCCCCACTGATTGTCAGAGGCCAGAAGTTTTTAACAAGAACTTAATAAAGGGAAATATTCTTCTCTGTGGCTATTCTTACAATTTTGTTGTTGGTTCTGCATCAATAAAACAGGTCTCAGAAACAGCAAAGGCCCTTGGAGCAGTTGGATTTGTTCTGTGTGTTGAAAATGTTTCTCCTGGAGCAAAATTTGATCCGGTCCCCGTTGGCATTCCCGGGATTCTTATCACAGATACCAGTAAATCAAAG GAACTGAtagattattataatatttccaCACCAAGAGACTGGACTGGAAGGGTGAAGACTTTCACAGGTACAGGTAAAATTGAGGACGGTTTGATGCCTATTCTCCACAAATCTGCACCACAAGTAGCAGTTTTTTCTGCCAGAGGACCAAATATAAAGGACTTTAGCTTCCAAGAGGCAGATCTTCTCAAACCAGATATATTAGCTCCGGGTTCTTTGATTTGGGCTGCTTGGTCTCTAAATGGAACTGATGAGCCAAATTATGTTG GAGAGGGATTTGCCATGATATCTGGGACCAGTATGGCTGCACCACATATAGCTGGAATTGCTGCTCTTATAAAGCAAAAACATCCACATTGGAGTCCTGCTGCCATTAAATCAGCCTTGATGACAACATCTACAACACTAGACAGAGCAGGAAATCCTATTCTAGCACAGCAATATTCTGAATCAGAAGCTATGAACCTGGTCAGAGCCACTCCTTTTGATTATGGGAGTGGACACGTTAATCCAAGAGCTGCCTTGGACCCTGGCCTAGTCTTTGACGCAG GATATGAGGATTATCTAGGGTTCTTGTGCACAACACCTGGCATTGATGTTCATGAGATAAAGAACTACACAAACTCGCCATGTAACAACAGCCTGGGCCACCCATCAAATTTAAACACTCCATCCATTACAATTTCCCATCTTGTAAGAACTCAAATTGTCACACGCACTCTCACGAATGTTGCTGATGAGGAAGAAACCTACGTGATCACAGCCAGGATGCAACCAGCAGTTGCCATTGACGTGAATCCTCCTGCAATGACCATTAGAGCAGGTGCATCACGTAAGTTTACTGTGACACTCACTGTTCGCTCAGTGACAGGAACCTATAGTTTTGGAGAGGTGTTATTGAAAGGAAGCAGAGGGCACAAGGTGAGGATCCCTGTTCTTGCCAATGGATACTCAAGATAG
- the LOC114164448 gene encoding DNA-directed RNA polymerase I subunit RPA49 has translation MDSDTNAPKSKTPKKEKNKKNKKQKDVPPEPDRIEVAVEVVHEHPNKTAPVVGYFPSGFDPVKNYASGSGPSEFQLYRHRNMSKRMQLVVRPPGSSVEFVGSSFSGEAAAGHRAMFALGLLDKEAGTLKIVPIAGNKIFRLEPKIKGMEAADNEPANSTLEEMTPQQKIAETTSIWGTKRDIEKAKKKLALKQDEDPNSQRNLDVKLKNVSVNKSALESTESHVSRNIPPYDTSATTPQEAYVLDKIILTGEWDYLQDIYKNLHQEEKTDFSSYPTFVRNRVERLRKIKDESEQRKLSCILSYINHLIKFKDQHSFDVFSAKSHKIPNILRHKFTNMFAVSELRRLPPEKISLLVSYVLVLTLFADDFLTDCTDIAKDLSMNVMAVRQVYEQLGCKFTRQKSAFNGLRATLPVPLKFPELTQRKRKR, from the exons ATGGATTCGGACACTAATGCACCAAAATCCAAAACTCCCAAAAAGGAGAAGAACAAGAAGAACAAGAAGCAAAAAGATGTTCCCCCTGAACCTGATCGAATTGAGGTTGCGGTGGAGGTTGTCCATGAGCACCCCAATAAAACAGCTCCTGTTGTCGGTTATTTTCCTTCGGGTTTTGATCCGGTTAAGAATTATGCAAGTGGTTCCGGTCCCTCTGAATTTCAACTTTACAGGCACAGGAACATGTCGAAGAGGATGCAGCTTGTTGTTCGCCCTCCTGGGTCTTCGGTGGAATTTGTTGGATCTAGTTTTTCTGGCGAGGCTGCGGCTGGACACCGGGCCATGTTCGCTCTTGGACTCCTTGATAAGGAAGCTGGGACCCTGAAGATTGTTCCCATTGCTGGTAATAAG ATATTCAGATTGGAGCCAAAGATTAAAGGTATGGAAGCTGCTGACAATGAGCCTGCGAACTCAACATTGGAAGAGATGACTCCGCAGCAGAAGATTGCAGAGACGACTTCTATATGGGGAACAAAGAGGGATATAGAgaag GCTAAAAAGAAGCTAGCTCTCAAGCAAGATGAAGATCCTAATTCTCAAAGGAATCTGGATGTGAAACTGAAAAATGTTTCTGTAAACAAAAGCGCTCTTGAAAGTACAGAATCTCATGTTTCTCGCAACATACCACCATATGATACTTCTGCAACTACACCTCAGGAGGCATATGTATTGGACAAAATCATCCTTACTGGAGAATGGGATTATCTTCAAGACATCTATAAAAATTTGCATCAGGAAGAAAAGACGGACTTCAGTTCTTATCCAACATTTGTTCGCAACAGGGTAGAgagattaagaaaaattaag GATGAGTCAGAACAGAGGAAGCTTTCCTGCATACTCTCATACATCAATCATCTGATAAAGTTCAAAGATCAGCATTCCTTTGATGTTTTCTCTGCAAAGAGCCATAAAATCCCCAACATCCTGCGacataaatttacaaatatgtTTGCTGTTTCTGAATTAAGAAGGCTGCCCCCTGAAAAAATTTCTCTTCTCGTAAGTTATGTGCTGGTGCTTACACTTTTCGCTGATGACTTCCTAACTGACTGCACCGATATAGCAAAGGATCTGAGCATGAATGTTATGGCGGTGAGACAAGTCTATGAGCAACTGGGTTGCAAATTTACCCGCCAGAAAAGCGCTTTTAACGGTTTGCGTGCTACGCTTCCTGTCCCTCTTAAATTCCCTGAGTTAACGCAAAGAAAGAGGAAGAGGTAG